In Nicotiana tabacum cultivar K326 chromosome 2, ASM71507v2, whole genome shotgun sequence, the following proteins share a genomic window:
- the LOC107777136 gene encoding respiratory burst oxidase homolog protein E: MQLKQFLRSSSFGSCSSKRSTYSRNFDLPEDTPATEILDTGPEYVGGAMLPIFLNDLRQNSDLQDLVEVTLELDDNSIVLCSVAPTPTHNAEGNGSEEEAPNGFLARSASAASKLRRKFSWIRSPSVRSRTSAAPSEDDHFQFHNHNSNHNNTTNTAREEMKSKLKLVRSKSTAQRALGGLRFISKTTGESDTNVQWKKVEARFDALAKDGLLAREDFGDCIGMTDSKEFAVGVFDALVRRRRQKTAKITKAELHEFWLQISDQSFDARLQIFFDMADRNGDGKITRDEVQELIMLSASANKLSKLKERAAEYASLIMEELDPDDLGYIELWQLETLLLQRDNYMNYSRPLSTTSVGWSQNLGTRSKTRNLVKRASYGLKCLVLDNWQRGWILLLWVMIMAGLFTWKFLQYRRRAAFQVMGYCLTTAKGAAETLKLNMALVLLPVCRNILTWLRSTRAKLLVPFDDNINFHKIIAYAIAIGILLHAGNHLACDFPRLINSSPEKFALIASDFDNVKPTFKSLLTGIEGITGIAMVILMAIVFTLATRGFRRNVLKLPPPFNRLTGFNAFWYSHHLLAVVYVLLIVHGTFLFLVHQWWQKTTWMYISMPLLLYIAERSLRTCRSEHYTAKILKVSVLPGDVFSLTMSKPNGFKYKSGQYIFLQCPTISSFEWHPFSITSAPGDDYLSVHIRIVGDWTNELKRVLTEDDSSACEIGRAKFKERGNVDQRGLPRLLVDGPYGAAAQDYQNYDVLLLVGLGIGATPFISILKDLLNNSRSEEQLDSNTETSASDDSWTSYASSSAASSGKKKSIRTKSAHFYWVTREPGSFEWFKGVMNEVAEMDHKGLIEMHNYLTSVYEEGDARSTLITMVQALNHAKHGVDILSGTRVRTHFARPKWKEVFSKIASKHPYSTVGVFYCGLPALAKELKKLSQELTYKTSTRFDFHKEYF; encoded by the exons ATGCAGCTCAAACAATTCTTAAGATCATCATCATTTGGGAGCTGCAGCTCAAAGCGATCAACATACAGTAGGAACTTCGACTTACCGGAAGATACGCCGGCGACGGAGATATTGGACACCGGGCCGGAGTATGTCGGAGGAGCAATGTTACCGATTTTCCTCAACGATTTGCGGCAAAACAGCGACCTGCAGGATTTAGTGGAAGTTACGCTAGAATTGGATGATAATTCAATTGTTTTGTGTAGCGTAGCACCAACACCAACACACAATGCAGAAGGTAATGGAAGTGAAGAAGAAGCTCCCAACGGGTTTTTAGCACGTAGTGCGTCGGCGGCGTCGAAACTTCGCCGGAAATTCTCGTGGATCCGATCGCCGTCAGTGAGGTCACGGACGTCGGCGGCGCCATCAGAAGATgatcattttcagtttcataatCACAACAGTAATCATAACAATACAACAAACACTGCACGAGAAGAGATGAAGTCGAAATTGAAGCTTGTAAGGAGTAAATCAACGGCTCAGCGCGCGCTTGGAGGATTAAGATTCATAAGTAAAACAACAGGTGAATCTGATACGAATGTGCAATGGAAAAAAGTAGAGGCGCGGTTTGATGCTTTGGCAAAAGACGGTTTGCTCGCTAGAGAAGATTTTGGTGATTGCATTG GAATGACGGATTCGAAAGAGTTTGCAGTGGGAGTTTTTGATGCACTGGTACGGCGGCGGCGTCAAAAGACGGCGAAGATAACTAAAGCTGAGCTTCACGAATTTTGGTTGCAAATTTCTGATCAAAGTTTTGACGCTCGTCTCCAAATTTTCTTTGACAT GGCGGACAGAAACGGAGATGGAAAAATCACGAGAGATGAAGTCCAAGAG CTAATAATGCTGAGTGCTTCCGCAAATAAGTTGTCGAAATTGAAGGAACGTGCAGCCGAGTATGCTTCTTTAATTATGGAGGAATTGGACCCTGATGATCTTGGTTACATTGAG TTATGGCAATTGGAAACACTTCTTTTGCAAAGGGACAATTACATGAATTACAGCAGACCGTTAAGCACAACAAGCGTCGGATGGAGTCAGAATTTAGGAACTCGTAGCAAGACCAGGAACTTAGTAAAGAGAGCAAGTTATGGACTCAAATGCCTTGTATTAGATAACTGGCAAAGGGGCTGGATTCTGTTGCTATGGGTGATGATTATGGCTGGACTTTTCACCTGGAAATTCTTGCAGTATAGGCGAAGAGCTGCATTTCAAGTTATGGGTTACTGCTTGACAACTGCTAAAGGGGCTGCAGAGACTCTCAAACTCAACATGGCACTTGTCCTTCTACCAGTTTGTCGAAACATTTTAACATGGCTACGGTCTACTAGGGCCAAGCTCCTTGTTCCTTTTGATGATAATATCAATTTTCACAAG ATTATTGCATATGCCATTGCAATTGGAATCTTGCTTCACGCGGGAAACCATTTAGCGTGTGATTTTCCTCGTCTGATTAACTCATCTCCTGAGAAATTTGCACTAATAGCTTCTGATTTTGACAACGTGAAGCCCACTTTCAAAAGCCTCTTGACCGGTATTGAAGGTATTACTGGCATTGCTATGGTGATTTTGATGGCGATTGTCTTCACACTAGCAACACGAGGCTTCAGGAGAAATGTATTGAAGCTGCCACCTCCTTTCAATCGATTAACAGGGTTCAACGCATTTTGGTATTCTCATCACCTTCTAGCAGTGGTCTATGTACTCCTAATAGTACATGGAACGTTCCTGTTCTTGGTTCACCAATGGTGGCAGAAAACA ACATGGATGTACATCTCCATGCCGTTGCTCCTCTATATAGCCGAGAGGAGTTTGAGAACATGCAGATCAGAACACTACACAGCAAAGATTTTGAAG GTTTCTGTACTTCCAGGAGATGTCTTTAGCCTTACCATGTCAAAGCCAAATGGTTTCAAATACAAGAGTGGGCAATACATATTCCTGCAGTGCCCAACAATCTCCTCATTTGAATG GCATCCATTTTCTATAACATCAGCACCAGGAGATGACTACCTCAGTGTTCACATCCGCATTGTAGGAGATTGGACGAACGAACTTAAGCGGGTTCTCACAGAGGATGATAGTTCAGCATGTGAAATCGGGCGGGCTAAGTTTAAAGAACGTGGGAATGTTGATCAAAGAGG TTTACCTCGATTGCTTGTTGATGGACCATATGGCGCCGCAGCACAGGACTATCAAAATTATGATGTCTTACTCCTTGTGGGACTTGGTATTGGCGCTACCCCTTTTATAAGTATCCTAAAGGATCTATTGAACAATTCAAGATCAGAAGAACAACTG GATTCGAATACTGAGACCAGCGCATCAGATGACAGCTGGACAAGTTATGCCTCTTCAAGCGCGGCATCAAGTGGAAAAAAGAAATCAATAAGGACAAAAAGTGCACATTTTTATTGGGTTACCAGAGAACCTGGATCCTTTGAGTGGTTTAAAGGGGTGATGAATGAAGTGGCCGAAATGGATCACAAA GGTCTGATAGAGATGCACAATTATCTGACGAGTGTGTATGAAGAGGGCGATGCCAGGTCAACTCTCATCACTATGGTCCAGGCGCTCAACCATGCAAAACATGGTGTTGACATCCTGTCTGGCACTCGG GTAAGGACTCATTTTGCAAGGCCCAAATGGAAAGAAGTATTCAGCAAAATAGCTTCAAAACATCCATACTCCACAGTAG GAGTCTTCTATTGCGGGTTGCCTGCCTTGGCAAAGGAATTGAAGAAGCTATCACAAGAATTGACTTACAAGACATCCACAAGATTTGACTTCCACAAGGAGTACTTTTGA